In Leptospira sp. WS58.C1, a single genomic region encodes these proteins:
- a CDS encoding LIC_10450 family protein, with protein sequence MISRHAQDYIIVNSIDEIDPNKLSLAQLGTKYLDRNGNRYAVRFNKESRKAEIIRITLQKASEADVNRPKLGRVNPKAKSNPLDLEKLSNLLKSTKHPSADWIDNLAEKTKHTKPSSANSEKPAYTPNPQKELDITPAEGPDLSARMNSVQNDIFDLSKVDLNISDAGLSSNEGKEDVPVFIENIEAGSNRETKYIEDSVQQFQKIKDRIESVLNNIRNSKIFEATGDPSENKNIVGNLAREFDIEFFQKLEKILNYHKELTSYPRSITYYVAKYESYRKQALQSKTSDLEKLKLVIRWEMQELLLDLARKLKKMVLNALNVLNTKNENHLKQVAYNQQQMYKDARSALLYCSEDIGALLISLQKWADSEG encoded by the coding sequence ATGATATCCAGACACGCACAAGACTATATCATTGTGAATTCGATCGATGAAATCGATCCTAATAAACTTTCTTTGGCTCAATTGGGGACCAAGTATTTAGACAGGAACGGAAACCGTTATGCGGTCCGTTTTAACAAAGAAAGCAGAAAGGCGGAGATCATTCGGATCACTCTTCAAAAAGCTTCCGAGGCGGATGTGAATAGACCAAAATTGGGAAGAGTAAATCCAAAAGCGAAATCCAATCCTTTAGACTTAGAGAAATTATCCAATCTTCTTAAAAGTACAAAACACCCTAGTGCAGACTGGATAGATAATCTGGCCGAAAAAACCAAACATACTAAGCCGAGTTCTGCAAATTCGGAAAAGCCAGCTTATACTCCGAATCCCCAAAAAGAATTAGACATCACTCCAGCAGAGGGTCCGGACCTATCCGCCAGAATGAATTCCGTTCAAAACGATATATTCGATCTTTCCAAAGTGGACTTGAATATTTCGGATGCGGGACTCTCTTCCAACGAAGGAAAAGAGGATGTTCCCGTCTTTATAGAAAATATAGAGGCAGGCTCCAACAGAGAAACGAAATATATTGAAGATAGTGTACAACAATTCCAGAAGATCAAAGATAGGATCGAGTCCGTACTGAACAATATTAGAAATTCTAAAATTTTCGAAGCTACCGGAGATCCTTCCGAGAACAAGAACATAGTAGGAAACCTAGCGAGAGAATTCGATATTGAGTTCTTCCAAAAATTAGAAAAGATATTAAACTATCATAAAGAGCTGACTTCTTATCCCAGATCGATTACCTATTACGTGGCAAAGTACGAGTCATATCGTAAGCAGGCATTACAGTCCAAAACGTCGGATCTGGAAAAATTAAAGTTAGTGATCCGCTGGGAAATGCAGGAACTTCTTTTGGATCTGGCCAGAAAACTCAAAAAAATGGTCCTGAATGCCTTAAATGTTCTGAATACTAAAAACGAAAATCACCTAAAACAAGTAGCCTATAACCAACAGCAGATGTATAAGGATGCCAGAAGCGCCTTATTATATTGTTCGGAAGATATAGGAGCACTACTTATCTCCTTGCAAAAATGGGCCGATAGCGAAGGATAG
- a CDS encoding glycosyltransferase family 2 protein, with protein MKLSIVIPCYNEKQTIKNILETVKKVPYKDKEIILVDDFSTDGTRELLQTAPFKKLVDQLVFHEKNQGKGAALRTGFKAAKGDIVIVQDADLEYDPFEIPDVIDPIYKGKADVVFGSRFMGGRAHRVVYYWHRLGNLFLTTLSNMFTNINLTDMETCYKAFRREVIQGIEIKENRFGFEPEITAKIAKIPDIRIYEVGISYYGRTYAEGKKIGWKDGFRAIYCILRYNLFS; from the coding sequence ATGAAACTTTCCATCGTAATTCCCTGTTATAACGAAAAACAGACCATCAAAAACATTTTAGAAACGGTAAAGAAGGTCCCTTATAAGGATAAGGAAATCATCCTTGTGGACGATTTTTCCACGGACGGAACGAGGGAACTCCTACAGACCGCTCCTTTTAAGAAGTTAGTGGACCAACTCGTTTTCCACGAAAAAAATCAGGGAAAAGGCGCCGCACTTCGCACAGGATTTAAAGCTGCCAAAGGTGATATAGTCATCGTGCAAGACGCGGACCTGGAATACGATCCGTTTGAAATTCCGGATGTAATCGATCCGATCTACAAAGGAAAGGCGGACGTGGTTTTCGGAAGCAGGTTCATGGGCGGAAGGGCTCATAGAGTCGTATACTACTGGCATAGACTCGGAAATCTATTCTTGACCACTCTTTCCAATATGTTCACGAACATTAATCTGACCGATATGGAAACTTGTTACAAGGCATTCCGCAGAGAAGTGATACAAGGTATCGAAATTAAAGAAAATCGTTTCGGGTTCGAACCTGAAATTACCGCAAAGATCGCAAAGATCCCCGACATTCGTATTTACGAAGTTGGGATCTCCTATTACGGACGCACTTATGCAGAAGGAAAAAAGATAGGCTGGAAAGACGGATTTAGGGCCATCTATTGTATCCTAAGATACAATCTATTTTCCTAA
- a CDS encoding LA_3751/LA_3752 family putative glycosyltransferase — protein MKTAGISKGFIVFSLFYFGILILGKPWEALFSDQFLKYHQAYSMFQSGFSTENLIYPSLDLDPNYSYFLWKAPMVFQIGDRMIGQYPIFLTLIIAPFLVFGWVPIVSILMGVFNLISAFILRRFWDLSWFWLVFTFFGTYIFLMGPELSEHPPLLLLELLGLTFFYKTEDKIFNKLIGGIALGLGVWLRLEVLIFFVVFWAVGWIAFGKDWWKRSFWFSVSFSVVVLLLFLFHTLDYQHPIGPRYFQNFNTGEDQGTVLSRAFTILIGTYTMPGLLIYLPILLPLFYIFVKKSKEGKIEATYSHLGISSFVFIILIAFLAPNDGVSNWGPRYVGLALIPFVLVLKEIAEVSELKLGRSGKNLTFTILLFYSFGMTLAGFVNYQRSSKEIRAIRSIYADSQASSLLFLDDVLCGSIGPSYFQKRVLCVHNETSSQGMDHIVSFLSKKHPGEKVGFISYSDAVVEYAAKLPESDNILMNKYRMKVLAEAEIRPVWVELLGHAWKEKEVKTKGLWEYREYEIPKD, from the coding sequence ATGAAAACAGCCGGAATTTCAAAAGGATTTATTGTATTTAGTTTATTTTACTTCGGGATCCTAATTTTAGGAAAACCATGGGAGGCCCTTTTTTCGGATCAGTTTCTGAAATACCACCAAGCATATTCCATGTTCCAGTCCGGTTTCAGCACCGAAAATCTGATCTATCCTTCCTTGGATCTGGATCCGAATTACAGTTATTTTTTATGGAAAGCCCCGATGGTCTTTCAGATCGGAGATAGAATGATCGGTCAATATCCGATCTTTCTCACACTTATCATTGCGCCTTTTTTAGTTTTCGGTTGGGTCCCGATCGTTTCCATTTTGATGGGAGTGTTCAATCTAATTTCCGCTTTTATTCTAAGAAGATTTTGGGATCTTTCCTGGTTCTGGCTCGTTTTCACTTTTTTTGGAACTTATATCTTTTTGATGGGGCCGGAACTTTCGGAACATCCCCCTCTTCTTCTTTTAGAATTACTCGGACTCACTTTCTTTTATAAAACGGAAGATAAAATTTTCAATAAGCTGATCGGAGGGATCGCTCTAGGACTCGGAGTTTGGTTAAGATTAGAAGTTCTGATCTTCTTTGTGGTCTTCTGGGCCGTGGGTTGGATCGCTTTCGGAAAAGATTGGTGGAAAAGATCTTTTTGGTTCTCTGTATCTTTTTCGGTAGTTGTACTTCTTCTATTTTTATTCCATACCTTGGATTACCAACATCCGATCGGACCTAGATACTTCCAAAATTTTAATACGGGAGAAGACCAAGGCACGGTTCTTTCCAGAGCGTTTACGATATTGATCGGGACGTACACAATGCCCGGACTTTTGATCTATTTACCGATCCTTCTTCCTTTATTTTATATTTTTGTAAAAAAATCAAAAGAAGGAAAGATAGAAGCTACTTATTCTCATTTAGGGATCAGCTCGTTTGTGTTTATCATACTGATCGCATTCTTAGCTCCCAACGATGGAGTTTCCAATTGGGGACCAAGATACGTTGGACTAGCATTGATCCCGTTCGTTTTGGTTTTGAAAGAAATTGCCGAAGTTTCCGAATTGAAATTAGGAAGATCCGGCAAAAACTTAACGTTTACTATTTTGTTGTTTTATTCTTTCGGAATGACCTTGGCCGGATTTGTGAATTACCAAAGAAGTTCCAAGGAGATCAGAGCGATCCGTTCTATTTATGCGGATTCTCAAGCTTCCAGTCTATTATTCCTGGATGACGTTCTTTGCGGCTCCATCGGGCCTTCTTATTTCCAAAAAAGAGTATTATGTGTTCATAATGAAACTTCTTCCCAAGGAATGGATCATATCGTTTCCTTCCTTTCAAAAAAACATCCGGGAGAAAAAGTCGGATTTATTTCTTATTCGGATGCAGTGGTGGAATATGCGGCAAAACTTCCCGAGTCGGATAATATTCTCATGAACAAATATCGTATGAAAGTATTGGCTGAAGCGGAGATTCGCCCCGTTTGGGTGGAATTATTGGGTCATGCTTGGAAGGAAAAGGAAGTGAAAACGAAGGGTCTTTGGGAATATCGAGAATACGAAATTCCCAAAGATTAG
- a CDS encoding YceI family protein: MKTKLYLIPSLLVLLTFGGLQAGNFKLDNAHTGVGFKIKHLTISNVSGSFKDFSGKFAYDEATNTLTDLDVTIKAASINTNDEKRDGHLKGKDFFNVEDHPSLTFKAKKATVKKGGVSKIQGELTIKGVTKPVTLDVKFSGSAKDPWGNTHLGFEAETKIKRADFDIAWNKPLEKGGLLIGEEVSIRIEGEAIPE, from the coding sequence GTGAAAACGAAACTTTATCTGATCCCTAGCCTTCTGGTGCTTTTAACTTTCGGTGGCCTACAAGCTGGAAATTTTAAATTAGATAACGCTCATACAGGCGTTGGCTTCAAGATCAAACACCTTACCATTTCTAACGTATCCGGAAGTTTTAAAGACTTCAGCGGAAAATTCGCTTACGACGAAGCTACCAACACTCTTACCGACCTGGATGTTACTATCAAAGCGGCTTCGATCAACACTAACGACGAGAAAAGAGACGGACACTTAAAAGGAAAAGATTTTTTCAATGTAGAAGATCATCCTTCTCTTACATTCAAAGCAAAAAAAGCCACCGTTAAAAAAGGTGGAGTCTCCAAGATCCAAGGAGAATTGACTATCAAAGGAGTGACTAAACCCGTTACTTTAGATGTTAAATTTTCCGGTTCTGCAAAAGACCCATGGGGAAACACTCACCTAGGTTTCGAAGCGGAAACGAAGATCAAAAGAGCCGATTTCGATATCGCTTGGAACAAACCTTTGGAAAAAGGCGGACTTTTGATCGGAGAGGAAGTTTCTATTCGTATCGAAGGCGAAGCAATTCCAGAATAA
- a CDS encoding putative DNA-binding domain-containing protein, which yields MKPEEFRNLFYNALLGREEGPLLQDYILPGGKLEPNSAIAVYQNAYQARFTEVLGEKYETVWKILGDEGFFGTAKSFIEDHPSHSYNISNYGESFPNFLKENFSEHPVLFEIADFELHVFRIFHLPKNAEDNLRNSLSRNETEDLKITFHGSVRFLEYSYPVYDLWKTENSEDLPQFLKEKKQYLVLGKKGSDLFVSELEEWEWTFGKSLSDGKSILESLKISGSPPKGLGSISEFLSGMKINRLVSEVNF from the coding sequence ATGAAACCGGAAGAATTCCGAAATTTATTTTATAACGCGCTCTTAGGAAGAGAAGAAGGTCCGCTTCTGCAGGATTATATTCTGCCTGGTGGAAAATTAGAACCAAATTCGGCGATTGCAGTCTACCAAAATGCATACCAAGCTCGATTTACGGAAGTTCTGGGAGAAAAATACGAAACAGTCTGGAAGATTTTAGGAGACGAGGGATTTTTTGGAACTGCAAAGTCGTTTATAGAAGATCATCCATCTCATTCTTATAATATATCGAATTATGGGGAAAGTTTCCCGAACTTCTTAAAGGAAAACTTTTCCGAACATCCTGTTCTGTTTGAAATTGCGGACTTCGAACTTCATGTTTTTAGAATATTCCATTTGCCTAAAAATGCGGAAGATAATCTGCGGAACTCGCTTTCCCGAAATGAAACGGAGGATCTGAAAATTACCTTTCACGGGTCAGTTCGATTTTTAGAATATTCTTATCCAGTTTATGATCTTTGGAAAACCGAAAACTCGGAAGATCTGCCTCAATTCTTAAAGGAAAAAAAACAATATTTGGTCTTAGGAAAAAAAGGATCGGACTTATTCGTTTCCGAGCTGGAAGAATGGGAGTGGACCTTCGGTAAAAGTTTATCTGACGGAAAAAGTATCCTTGAGTCTTTGAAAATTTCAGGAAGTCCGCCGAAAGGATTGGGATCGATTTCAGAATTCCTTTCGGGGATGAAGATAAACCGTCTTGTATCCGAGGTTAACTTTTAA
- a CDS encoding DUF692 domain-containing protein: MSFIGVGLRKEHYPYLRKGEPVRISWFEAITENYMDTQGRPLEMLESIRKHFPIALHGVSLSILGGTFPDKKYLQRWKELIRRIDPFLVSDHLCWTEQSGNYLHDLLPFPFTKEFLEFAIERAERIQEILGRRILLENVSTYLSFPQNEMTEWEFISELSKKSGCGILLDINNIYVNSVNHGFSPSEYLRSIPWENVGQIHLAGHTDTGEFLFDTHSRPVAKEVWELFSSFSDKIQGIPILLEWDEDIPGFPEMEEEALKAKSILESVSK, encoded by the coding sequence ATGTCTTTCATCGGAGTAGGCTTAAGAAAAGAACATTATCCTTATTTAAGAAAGGGTGAACCTGTCAGGATTTCTTGGTTCGAAGCGATCACAGAAAATTATATGGATACACAAGGTCGCCCCTTGGAAATGTTGGAGTCCATCCGCAAACATTTTCCGATCGCTCTCCATGGAGTTTCCCTATCTATACTTGGCGGAACTTTTCCCGATAAAAAATATCTACAACGATGGAAGGAATTGATCCGAAGAATAGATCCCTTCTTGGTTTCGGATCATCTTTGTTGGACCGAACAATCGGGAAATTATTTACACGACCTTTTACCCTTCCCATTTACGAAAGAATTTTTGGAATTTGCGATAGAGAGAGCCGAACGAATACAAGAAATATTAGGAAGAAGGATCCTATTGGAGAATGTTTCCACTTATTTGAGTTTTCCCCAAAATGAAATGACTGAATGGGAATTTATCTCCGAACTTTCAAAAAAAAGCGGCTGTGGAATTCTATTAGATATTAATAATATATATGTGAACTCTGTAAACCATGGATTTTCCCCGTCCGAATATTTACGTTCTATTCCCTGGGAAAATGTGGGCCAGATCCATCTTGCGGGACATACGGATACAGGAGAATTCCTATTCGATACTCATTCCAGGCCGGTTGCCAAAGAAGTCTGGGAACTATTCTCTTCTTTCTCGGATAAGATCCAAGGAATTCCAATCCTACTAGAATGGGACGAGGATATTCCCGGCTTTCCGGAAATGGAAGAAGAAGCTCTGAAAGCAAAATCCATTTTGGAATCGGTGTCCAAATGA
- a CDS encoding YHS domain-containing (seleno)protein, with protein MNKSYFFPILFLLFLDCSGRQLVDPIFKANGKTAIHGYDVVAYFTESKPKEGNPKFNYLWKGAEWRFSSEKNLETFKKSPDKFTPQYGGYCAYAMRDGEAYETDPKAWKIVSGKLYLNYNEKVHGFWEKDVPGNIVKADRQWKVLPIKEIKP; from the coding sequence ATGAACAAGTCATATTTTTTTCCGATCCTATTTTTACTATTCTTGGACTGCTCAGGCAGACAGCTCGTAGACCCAATCTTTAAAGCAAATGGAAAAACCGCGATCCACGGTTACGACGTGGTCGCTTATTTTACGGAATCCAAACCGAAAGAAGGAAATCCTAAATTCAACTACCTTTGGAAAGGTGCTGAGTGGAGATTCTCTTCCGAAAAAAATCTGGAAACTTTCAAGAAGTCCCCGGATAAATTCACTCCTCAATACGGAGGTTATTGTGCATACGCAATGAGAGACGGAGAAGCGTATGAAACGGATCCTAAGGCTTGGAAAATTGTATCAGGTAAATTATATCTGAACTATAACGAAAAAGTTCACGGTTTTTGGGAAAAAGATGTACCCGGAAATATCGTAAAAGCGGATCGGCAATGGAAGGTCTTGCCTATAAAAGAAATCAAACCTTGA
- a CDS encoding DnaJ domain-containing protein — MNARSFDQVKSSLEDVIFELQSGSNDCEWFISSEKLIEILEIRREDYFKLLYTLRGEREYSSKGSQGFTQDNADLLILLLEKVLKIEGLAYEFAKGGVYFDDRYLDEFRSYLKEIVLSKLERHDLDKELLLLLISSTKKFEDAFDSYFDDKFDLQRLVDNGISEFLDRKSFSGDFGADVFLKNYFYQILNTKLFPIRQITSEYRDRAYYEIFGKFREEEKEKTKKKKSNFRKKFSSRSFYEDEDSETREHREFLGLSEEYTKAELKNKYKEMIKKYHPDVNKDGLEMTQRIIASYNFLVMKDR, encoded by the coding sequence TTGAACGCCCGAAGTTTCGATCAGGTCAAATCATCCTTAGAGGACGTAATTTTCGAATTACAGTCCGGGAGTAATGATTGTGAGTGGTTCATCTCCTCCGAGAAACTGATCGAAATTTTGGAGATCCGAAGAGAGGATTATTTTAAACTTTTATATACTCTCAGAGGAGAAAGGGAATATTCCTCCAAAGGTTCCCAAGGATTTACCCAAGATAATGCGGATCTTCTCATTTTATTATTGGAGAAGGTCTTAAAAATAGAAGGCCTCGCCTATGAATTCGCAAAGGGCGGAGTATATTTTGATGATCGCTATCTGGATGAATTCCGTTCTTATTTAAAAGAGATTGTTCTTTCCAAATTGGAAAGACATGATCTGGATAAGGAACTTCTGCTTTTACTTATTTCTTCCACAAAAAAATTCGAGGATGCATTCGATTCTTATTTCGACGATAAATTCGATCTGCAAAGATTAGTGGACAATGGGATCTCGGAATTTTTGGACAGAAAAAGTTTTTCGGGAGATTTTGGAGCGGACGTCTTCTTAAAAAACTATTTCTACCAAATCTTAAATACAAAATTATTCCCTATCCGACAAATCACTTCCGAATATAGGGATAGAGCTTATTACGAAATTTTCGGAAAATTTCGGGAAGAAGAAAAAGAAAAGACTAAAAAGAAAAAATCCAATTTCCGCAAAAAGTTCTCTTCGAGATCGTTTTACGAGGATGAAGACTCGGAAACAAGAGAACATCGTGAATTTTTAGGACTCTCCGAAGAATACACAAAAGCTGAATTAAAAAATAAATACAAAGAGATGATCAAAAAATACCACCCGGATGTAAACAAAGACGGACTGGAAATGACCCAAAGGATCATAGCATCGTATAATTTTTTAGTAATGAAAGATCGTTGA
- a CDS encoding carbon starvation protein A, protein MLPLLAVFGCFTLYFLGYKFYSGFLSKSIFQLKDTVGDTPAHKFNDGVDYLPTKPAVLFGHHFASIAGLAPILGPAVAVIWGWLPAMLWVVLGGIFVGCVHDFGAIVVSIRNQGKSIGQVAQDLLGPRARSLFHAIIFFLVALAMGVFVIVLAEMFSADPKLKQAPVIPPPKIEQTQTTPSIKDHVHPSEVRVETPSSPIKLRSHFPEAVIPTAGIMLFAILVGWLHYKKGMKLGPLTFASVALTLVIMVLGMNDSILTWTGLNDVEKSPGVPSWKIILLIYAFLASVTPVWLLLQSRDYINSFLLYIGIVAIYFGFAKGSIFGEFSSFNAEAIRTEKVDMDIIPFVFITIACGAVSGFHALVSSGTTAKQLDREIDARVIGYGGMIGESLLGLTSVVACTIGFASAGEWSSFYKSWSGIQGLAPSVGAYIYGTGRFISQLGFDEDFAQGFIALVVVSFALTSLDSATRLLRYNIEEIAESFGSKTIEKTLGNRYVSSILACAAIGFFAFLQIDQGGKKTAAGLALWKLFGTTNQLLAGLALLVITIYLLYSKKKTWISFIPMVFVLGATLWAMVINFYDFLFSKSPSYLLAAVGGVLIFLTVWLLFEAILAWRRFSKT, encoded by the coding sequence ATGTTACCCCTTCTTGCGGTTTTCGGTTGTTTCACTCTTTATTTTTTAGGTTATAAGTTTTACTCCGGATTTCTATCTAAGTCCATTTTTCAACTCAAAGACACAGTGGGCGATACACCCGCTCATAAATTCAACGACGGTGTGGATTATCTTCCTACGAAGCCTGCAGTTCTATTCGGTCATCATTTTGCTTCCATCGCGGGACTTGCTCCCATCTTAGGCCCTGCGGTTGCAGTGATCTGGGGATGGTTGCCTGCAATGCTTTGGGTGGTATTGGGCGGGATTTTTGTAGGTTGTGTTCATGATTTCGGAGCGATTGTAGTTTCTATCCGGAACCAAGGAAAATCCATAGGCCAAGTGGCCCAAGATCTTTTAGGACCTAGGGCGAGAAGTTTATTTCATGCGATCATTTTTTTCTTAGTAGCTTTAGCTATGGGTGTGTTCGTGATCGTTCTTGCGGAAATGTTCTCCGCGGATCCGAAATTGAAACAGGCTCCTGTTATCCCTCCGCCTAAAATCGAACAAACACAAACTACTCCGAGCATCAAAGATCATGTGCATCCTTCCGAAGTGAGAGTGGAAACTCCTTCTTCTCCCATTAAACTCAGAAGCCATTTTCCTGAAGCGGTCATTCCGACTGCAGGGATCATGCTGTTTGCCATCTTGGTAGGTTGGCTTCATTATAAAAAAGGAATGAAACTTGGTCCTCTTACGTTCGCATCCGTGGCTCTTACATTAGTAATTATGGTGCTTGGGATGAACGATTCCATCCTGACCTGGACGGGTTTAAATGATGTAGAGAAATCCCCCGGTGTCCCAAGCTGGAAAATTATACTTCTAATATATGCTTTCTTGGCCTCCGTCACTCCGGTTTGGCTTCTTCTCCAAAGTAGGGACTATATCAATTCTTTCCTACTGTATATTGGAATTGTCGCAATCTATTTCGGGTTCGCAAAAGGAAGTATCTTCGGTGAATTTTCCTCCTTTAACGCGGAAGCAATCCGGACCGAAAAAGTGGACATGGATATCATTCCGTTCGTATTCATAACTATCGCATGCGGCGCCGTTTCAGGTTTTCATGCTTTGGTAAGTTCCGGGACCACGGCTAAACAATTGGATAGAGAAATTGACGCAAGAGTGATCGGATACGGTGGGATGATCGGCGAGTCTCTTTTAGGTCTGACATCGGTTGTTGCCTGCACGATCGGATTTGCTTCAGCGGGAGAGTGGTCTTCCTTTTATAAATCCTGGTCGGGTATCCAAGGTTTAGCTCCTTCCGTAGGAGCCTATATCTACGGAACCGGAAGATTTATCTCTCAATTAGGTTTCGACGAAGATTTTGCGCAAGGTTTTATCGCGCTTGTGGTAGTAAGTTTTGCCTTAACTTCGTTGGATTCTGCAACTAGATTATTAAGATATAATATAGAAGAGATTGCGGAAAGTTTCGGATCGAAAACGATCGAGAAAACTTTAGGAAATCGTTATGTTTCTAGTATCCTTGCTTGTGCGGCCATCGGATTTTTTGCATTCTTACAGATAGATCAGGGAGGAAAAAAGACCGCTGCAGGATTGGCACTTTGGAAACTATTCGGAACCACGAACCAGTTACTTGCAGGACTTGCTTTACTTGTCATCACAATCTATCTATTATACTCTAAAAAAAAGACGTGGATCAGTTTTATACCTATGGTATTCGTATTAGGTGCTACATTATGGGCGATGGTCATTAACTTCTACGACTTCTTATTCTCCAAATCCCCTAGTTATTTGCTGGCAGCAGTCGGAGGAGTTTTGATTTTTCTAACCGTTTGGTTATTATTCGAAGCGATCTTAGCTTGGAGAAGGTTTTCTAAAACATGA
- a CDS encoding NUDIX hydrolase, whose protein sequence is MKFCSVCGAEVVQKIPEGDSLTRHVCENCGTIHYQNPKVIVGTIPIWEGKILLCKRAIEPRKGYWTLPAGFLENRETVEEGAVRETSEEANAKIDIIRLHSVYSIPHISQVYMFFLANLIDGIFSESPESEEVKLFTPEEIPWEEIAFASVTFALKRYTEISETSEAGTHLGSIRNRKLEDKT, encoded by the coding sequence ATGAAATTTTGTAGCGTTTGCGGGGCGGAGGTAGTCCAAAAAATCCCGGAAGGAGACAGTCTCACTAGACATGTCTGTGAGAACTGTGGTACCATACATTACCAAAATCCAAAGGTGATCGTCGGGACCATTCCTATCTGGGAAGGGAAAATACTGCTCTGCAAACGTGCAATAGAACCCAGAAAAGGATACTGGACCCTACCCGCCGGATTTTTAGAGAATAGGGAAACGGTAGAAGAAGGCGCTGTAAGAGAAACATCGGAAGAAGCAAACGCGAAGATAGATATAATCAGACTTCATTCGGTATATAGTATCCCTCATATTAGCCAAGTGTATATGTTCTTCCTCGCCAATTTGATAGACGGAATTTTTTCAGAAAGTCCCGAATCTGAAGAAGTAAAACTATTCACACCGGAAGAGATCCCTTGGGAGGAAATCGCATTTGCCTCAGTAACATTTGCATTAAAACGTTATACGGAAATATCGGAGACCTCCGAGGCCGGCACTCATTTGGGTTCCATCCGAAACAGAAAACTAGAGGATAAAACATAA